A single window of Candidatus Rhabdochlamydia oedothoracis DNA harbors:
- a CDS encoding diphosphate--fructose-6-phosphate 1-phosphotransferase, protein MLPENPLRKAREKYLPILPSVLQQIDNVEWVKDKNTSLENEEIRALFPLTFGQPILKLQKNRNNKNRLLRVGVVFSGGQAAGGHNVITGLLDALILLTPESRLFGFLEGPEGIIKGKYKELTKELVQSYRNQGGFDLIGSGRTKIETLEHLAFALHTVEFMELDGLVIVGGDDSNTNAAILSEYFISKNSQTVVIGVPKTIDGDLKNTYVATSFGFDTACKTFSEAIGNITRDCLSAKKYYHFIKLMGRSASHIALECGLSTHPNMVLIAEEIAESKKTLQQITHQIADLVCERAEIGKNFGVILIPEGLIEFIPEIGVLIQELNHLLADFSIDNKEIVGRLTEDSQKSFISLPERIQQQLLLNRDPHGNVQVSFIETEKLLIETVTQELKRRLKDGKYRGAFSALHHFLGYEGRAGFPSNFDCNYCYSLGYAAALLITHNATGYMCCITGLTQNPIDWQVLGIPLTSLMNLEWRKGKKKPVIKKALVDLCSKSFAFYKQHRNAWRLNDHYLYPGPIQFFGEKQLTDTTSYSLSIDV, encoded by the coding sequence ATGTTGCCTGAAAACCCTTTACGTAAAGCTCGTGAAAAATATCTTCCTATATTGCCTAGTGTATTGCAACAAATAGATAACGTTGAATGGGTAAAAGATAAAAATACTTCTTTAGAAAATGAAGAAATTCGTGCGCTTTTTCCCTTGACATTTGGCCAACCTATTTTAAAACTTCAAAAAAACAGGAACAACAAAAATCGTTTATTGCGGGTCGGAGTTGTATTCTCCGGTGGACAGGCTGCTGGAGGGCATAATGTCATCACAGGTCTTTTGGATGCTCTAATTTTACTGACTCCAGAATCAAGACTGTTTGGCTTTTTAGAAGGCCCTGAAGGGATTATAAAAGGTAAATATAAGGAATTGACCAAAGAGCTGGTTCAATCGTATCGGAACCAGGGAGGATTTGATTTAATCGGATCGGGAAGGACTAAAATAGAGACCTTAGAGCATTTAGCCTTTGCTTTACATACAGTTGAATTCATGGAATTAGATGGTTTGGTTATCGTTGGAGGGGATGATTCCAACACCAATGCCGCTATTTTGTCAGAGTATTTTATAAGCAAAAACTCTCAAACAGTGGTAATTGGGGTCCCAAAAACAATTGATGGGGACTTAAAAAATACCTACGTTGCTACCTCCTTTGGGTTTGATACGGCCTGTAAAACTTTTTCAGAGGCTATTGGTAACATTACCAGGGATTGTCTATCGGCTAAAAAATACTACCACTTTATTAAACTAATGGGGCGTTCTGCTTCGCATATTGCTTTAGAATGCGGCTTAAGCACGCATCCAAATATGGTATTAATTGCAGAGGAAATTGCAGAGAGCAAAAAAACTTTGCAACAAATTACGCATCAAATAGCAGATTTAGTCTGTGAACGTGCAGAGATAGGAAAAAATTTTGGAGTGATTCTCATTCCGGAAGGATTAATAGAGTTCATTCCAGAAATCGGTGTTTTGATTCAAGAGTTAAATCACTTATTAGCAGATTTTTCTATAGATAATAAAGAGATTGTTGGCAGACTGACTGAAGATTCTCAGAAATCTTTTATCTCTTTACCGGAGAGAATTCAACAGCAACTTCTTTTAAATAGAGACCCTCATGGTAATGTGCAAGTCTCTTTTATTGAGACAGAAAAATTATTGATAGAAACAGTTACCCAAGAATTAAAAAGACGACTAAAAGACGGCAAATATAGGGGTGCTTTTTCTGCTTTACATCATTTTTTAGGTTATGAAGGAAGAGCTGGATTTCCGTCTAATTTTGATTGTAATTATTGTTATTCCTTGGGATATGCAGCAGCTTTATTAATTACCCATAATGCAACAGGGTATATGTGTTGTATAACAGGATTAACGCAAAATCCTATAGATTGGCAGGTGTTAGGAATTCCGCTCACTTCCCTGATGAACTTAGAATGGCGCAAAGGCAAAAAAAAGCCGGTGATAAAAAAAGCTCTGGTGGATCTTTGCTCCAAGTCTTTTGCCTTTTATAAGCAACATAGAAATGCGTGGAGGTTAAATGACCATTACTTATACCCAGGACCTATACAGTTTTTCGGAGAAAAACAACTAACCGACACAACCTCTTATTCCTTATCCATTGATGTATAA
- a CDS encoding MBL fold metallo-hydrolase: MYKQKKFTNPHEKNIRPDLKDILLWKLGYCDDEKLGNCAFFNPPIYQRQASFSNLFAVWINHSTFLIEIDGLRILTDPIWSKRCSPLSFLGPKRRHPPSISFDQLPIIHLILISHNHYDHLDKATVLVLAKHFPQATWMVPQRVKTWFDAQEIFPVYQCQWWQERVLGFSNRDSKRVKITAVPTQHFSGRKHWSLNDTLWVGWVLEFYDKDQLVKRIYFVGDTGYNPVDFKKIGKRFSPIDLSLIPIGSYSPRSFMRPVHINPEEAVMIHKKVGSKLSIGMHWKTFCLSDEPMNRPPYDLYVSLKKHQIDHSSFLTLPPGYAINF; the protein is encoded by the coding sequence ATGTATAAGCAAAAAAAATTCACTAACCCTCATGAAAAAAATATTCGTCCTGATCTCAAAGATATATTATTATGGAAGTTAGGGTATTGCGATGATGAAAAGCTAGGAAATTGCGCTTTCTTTAATCCTCCTATTTATCAAAGACAAGCGAGCTTTAGTAATCTTTTTGCGGTTTGGATTAACCACAGCACTTTTCTTATTGAAATAGATGGCCTGCGGATTTTAACCGACCCTATTTGGAGCAAACGTTGTTCTCCTTTATCTTTTCTAGGACCTAAGCGTCGCCATCCTCCCAGCATTTCTTTTGATCAACTCCCGATAATTCACTTAATTCTCATTAGCCACAATCACTATGATCATTTAGATAAGGCCACAGTATTGGTTTTAGCTAAGCACTTTCCACAAGCTACTTGGATGGTACCTCAGCGCGTAAAAACTTGGTTTGATGCCCAAGAGATTTTTCCGGTGTATCAATGTCAATGGTGGCAAGAAAGAGTGCTTGGTTTCTCTAATAGGGATTCTAAACGAGTAAAAATTACTGCTGTACCCACACAACATTTTTCAGGTAGGAAGCATTGGTCTTTAAACGATACTCTATGGGTAGGCTGGGTTTTGGAATTCTATGATAAAGATCAGTTGGTTAAAAGAATCTACTTTGTAGGGGATACAGGGTATAATCCGGTTGACTTTAAGAAAATTGGAAAACGTTTTTCTCCCATAGATCTATCATTGATTCCCATTGGATCTTATTCCCCTCGTTCCTTTATGAGACCTGTTCATATTAATCCCGAAGAAGCTGTGATGATCCACAAAAAGGTTGGTTCCAAATTAAGCATTGGGATGCATTGGAAAACATTTTGTCTATCTGATGAACCGATGAATCGTCCGCCTTATGATTTATACGTGAGTTTAAAAAAGCATCAAATAGACCATTCTTCTTTTCTTACCCTACCTCCTGGATATGCGATCAATTTTTAG
- a CDS encoding class I SAM-dependent methyltransferase, which translates to MVYLRSKIYFLQEEKRVFQLFYSCELFQKCDLALKKKYRFLNPFTISKRFLKKREGEEIDIYGEIPLTSLLVIAKECEIAPYDHVFELGCGRGRAAFFLRSVLLCSVTAVDFIPFFVLNAQKIVEALNIKRLTFICDDIQHVALNQATCIYLYGTCLSDNVITQLCASLPAKIKIITLSYSLKDYHKGFKTIKQFTVPVPWGKIEVFLNQK; encoded by the coding sequence ATGGTTTATCTACGTTCCAAGATCTATTTTCTTCAGGAAGAAAAAAGGGTATTTCAATTATTTTACAGCTGTGAGTTGTTTCAAAAGTGCGACCTTGCTCTTAAAAAGAAGTATCGCTTCCTCAATCCCTTTACTATTTCAAAAAGATTCTTAAAAAAAAGAGAGGGGGAAGAAATAGATATTTATGGAGAAATCCCTTTAACATCGCTTTTAGTTATTGCTAAAGAATGTGAAATAGCACCCTACGATCATGTATTTGAACTGGGTTGTGGTAGAGGAAGAGCAGCTTTTTTCTTACGTAGTGTGTTGCTCTGTAGCGTTACTGCAGTGGATTTTATTCCTTTTTTCGTGTTAAACGCACAAAAAATTGTAGAAGCGCTTAATATAAAACGCTTAACATTTATATGCGATGATATTCAACATGTAGCTTTAAACCAAGCTACGTGTATTTATCTTTATGGAACATGTTTATCGGATAATGTGATTACACAGCTATGTGCATCCTTGCCTGCAAAAATCAAAATTATTACACTCAGCTACTCTTTAAAGGATTATCATAAAGGGTTTAAGACAATCAAACAGTTTACTGTTCCTGTGCCATGGGGAAAAATTGAAGTATTCTTAAATCAGAAGTAG
- a CDS encoding replication-associated recombination protein A gives MIIPLAERLRPTQLDEIAGQEHLLSEKGLIKTTLSQKKPVSLLLWGPPGSGKTTLALAYSKAFDARFISMSAVSHATSDVKNIIQDMQIHPLLQKQITILFVDEIHRWNKAQQDLFLPYLEAGLFILIGATTENPSFALNNALLSRFRVLQLYSLNSSSLHKIINRYEEKYTKLSLSPKAKEILITAAQGDGRHLINLIENLEPLLIKKQILEEEDLLLLLQKKSPLYDRQSDQHYQLISALHKSIRGSDPDAALYWLARMLNAGEDPQFLARRLIRMAVEDIGLADPQALGLSLHAWEAFAQLGAAEAELALAQAAVYLALSPKSNALYVAFNQAKEQAKATSHLPPPAFLINSVTKLDSELGHGEGYQYDHDLPFAFSGQNYFPQELIRCKFYQPKPYGFEREMQKRVSYFEQLRKKNPPS, from the coding sequence ATGATAATTCCCCTTGCAGAGCGTTTACGCCCCACTCAATTAGATGAAATCGCAGGCCAAGAGCACCTTTTATCAGAAAAGGGATTGATAAAAACCACCCTTTCACAAAAAAAACCGGTTTCCTTACTGCTTTGGGGACCTCCCGGTTCGGGAAAAACCACTCTCGCCCTTGCTTATTCTAAAGCATTCGATGCACGTTTTATTTCTATGAGCGCTGTTTCTCACGCAACGTCTGATGTGAAAAATATCATTCAAGATATGCAAATTCATCCCCTGTTACAAAAACAGATAACCATTCTTTTTGTAGATGAAATCCATCGATGGAATAAGGCTCAGCAAGACTTATTCCTCCCTTACTTAGAAGCGGGTTTATTTATACTCATTGGAGCAACTACAGAAAACCCTTCCTTTGCTTTAAATAACGCTCTTTTATCTCGGTTTAGAGTGCTTCAGCTGTATTCTTTAAATTCTTCTTCTTTACATAAGATCATCAATAGATATGAAGAAAAATACACAAAACTTTCACTTAGTCCAAAAGCAAAAGAAATTCTAATTACAGCAGCTCAAGGAGATGGGCGACACCTGATTAACCTGATTGAAAATCTAGAACCCCTTCTCATAAAAAAGCAGATACTTGAGGAAGAAGATCTGCTTTTATTACTGCAAAAAAAATCTCCTTTGTATGATAGACAATCAGATCAACACTATCAGTTAATTTCTGCATTGCACAAATCCATTCGGGGCTCTGATCCTGATGCAGCTCTCTATTGGCTTGCCCGCATGCTAAATGCAGGAGAAGATCCGCAGTTTTTAGCCCGTCGACTTATTCGTATGGCTGTAGAAGACATAGGCCTTGCTGACCCACAAGCGCTTGGACTTTCCCTGCACGCTTGGGAAGCATTTGCACAGCTTGGGGCCGCAGAAGCAGAGCTAGCTTTAGCTCAAGCCGCTGTTTATTTAGCGCTAAGCCCTAAAAGCAATGCACTTTATGTCGCTTTTAACCAAGCTAAAGAACAAGCTAAAGCAACCTCTCACCTCCCACCGCCTGCTTTTCTTATCAATTCTGTTACAAAACTCGATTCTGAATTAGGACATGGAGAAGGCTATCAATACGATCATGATCTGCCTTTTGCTTTTTCAGGGCAAAATTATTTTCCGCAGGAGTTGATAAGATGCAAGTTTTATCAACCTAAGCCTTATGGTTTTGAAAGAGAGATGCAAAAACGGGTAAGCTATTTTGAACAGCTTCGAAAAAAAAACCCTCCCTCTTAG
- a CDS encoding amino acid permease, translated as MKSSSDKSRRVLSVFVLAMLNVSIMASLRNLPLVAEFGLSAIFFFLVVALFFLIPCALISAELATGWPKSGGVYIWVREALGDRWGFFAIWMQWIHNVAWYPVILSFVAGTLAYLISPNLSQNKFFILSVILLGFWGMTFFNYFGIKTSSWFSTIGVIAGTIAPGILIISLGMIWILGERPVQMELSWNALIPEFKGISDLVFLAGLFLAFAGLEVSAGYASDVKNPRKNYPIAIVLAAIITFSLFILGSLAIGAVIPKTNISFVSGLMDACAIFFQYYQLTWILPILAFLLVIGAIAEVNSWLIGPVKGLYTTSTHGNLPLFFQKVNKRNVPTRLLLFQAMIVSIVGFIFLYMPNVSGAFWILTALSAQSYLIMYILMFLSAIILRYSKPHVPRAYKAPFKNKGIWLFGSLGILTSLFVIILAFVPPAQLNTGNPWVYCTFLLSGLIFMCGIPFLIYARRKPSWVKKKH; from the coding sequence ATGAAAAGCTCTTCTGATAAATCTAGACGGGTCTTAAGCGTATTTGTACTTGCAATGTTAAACGTATCCATTATGGCAAGCTTACGTAATTTGCCCTTAGTTGCTGAGTTTGGATTAAGCGCTATTTTCTTTTTCCTTGTTGTTGCTCTTTTTTTTCTCATTCCTTGTGCTTTAATCTCCGCTGAATTAGCTACTGGCTGGCCAAAATCAGGAGGCGTTTATATTTGGGTTAGAGAAGCCCTAGGCGATCGTTGGGGTTTTTTTGCTATTTGGATGCAGTGGATACATAATGTTGCTTGGTACCCTGTCATTTTATCTTTTGTAGCTGGTACTTTAGCCTATTTAATCTCTCCTAATCTCTCTCAAAATAAATTTTTTATCTTATCTGTGATTTTACTGGGATTTTGGGGAATGACTTTTTTCAACTATTTTGGAATTAAAACTTCAAGTTGGTTTAGTACTATTGGAGTAATTGCAGGAACTATTGCTCCAGGAATATTAATCATTTCATTAGGTATGATCTGGATTCTAGGAGAGCGTCCCGTGCAAATGGAATTAAGTTGGAATGCTTTAATTCCAGAATTTAAGGGCATTAGCGACTTAGTTTTCTTGGCAGGATTGTTTCTTGCATTTGCAGGTTTAGAGGTTTCTGCTGGCTATGCCTCTGATGTAAAAAACCCTAGAAAAAATTATCCCATAGCTATTGTATTAGCCGCCATTATCACCTTCAGCTTATTTATATTAGGCTCTCTTGCCATTGGAGCTGTGATCCCTAAAACAAATATTAGCTTTGTTTCTGGTTTAATGGATGCGTGCGCGATCTTTTTTCAATACTACCAGTTAACTTGGATTTTACCCATTTTGGCTTTTCTATTAGTAATTGGAGCTATAGCTGAGGTTAATTCTTGGTTAATTGGACCTGTTAAAGGCTTATATACTACATCTACACATGGAAATTTACCTCTTTTTTTTCAAAAGGTAAATAAACGCAACGTTCCTACTCGATTATTATTATTCCAGGCAATGATTGTTTCTATAGTAGGATTTATTTTTTTATATATGCCTAATGTAAGCGGCGCTTTTTGGATTCTTACCGCCTTAAGTGCTCAAAGCTATTTAATCATGTATATTTTAATGTTTCTCTCGGCCATTATCCTTCGTTATTCTAAGCCGCATGTTCCTAGAGCTTATAAAGCTCCTTTTAAAAATAAAGGGATTTGGTTATTTGGCTCTTTAGGAATTCTTACTTCTTTATTTGTAATTATTCTAGCATTTGTTCCACCAGCTCAATTAAACACAGGAAATCCTTGGGTTTATTGCACTTTCTTATTAAGCGGTCTTATATTTATGTGTGGAATACCTTTTTTGATTTATGCACGCCGTAAACCTAGTTGGGTGAAAAAAAAGCATTAA
- a CDS encoding peptidylprolyl isomerase, which produces MSKFLLYLYMVLCTISIIRAQEKNKEYSQIAAFEAKEDGIIIHTSKGNITCRLYHKEAPVSAGFFIELAKGGFYNGLTFYRIVPKYVVEAGDPDGRDFRIAAEIGQSHQRGALAWLRLPNYQNPEKLSSGSQFYITLENLSNLDQEYSVFGQITDGMDILDLLEEGDVIKNMEVFSLDEN; this is translated from the coding sequence ATGAGTAAATTTCTGCTATATTTATACATGGTTCTATGTACTATATCTATTATTAGGGCGCAAGAAAAGAATAAAGAATATTCTCAAATAGCTGCTTTTGAAGCAAAAGAAGATGGAATAATTATTCATACTTCTAAGGGAAATATAACCTGTCGCCTCTATCATAAAGAGGCTCCTGTTTCCGCGGGGTTCTTTATAGAATTAGCAAAAGGTGGTTTCTATAATGGTTTAACTTTTTATCGCATTGTGCCTAAATATGTTGTAGAAGCCGGTGATCCTGATGGACGCGATTTTAGAATTGCTGCAGAAATAGGACAATCTCATCAAAGAGGCGCTTTAGCTTGGCTTAGGCTTCCTAATTATCAAAATCCTGAGAAGTTATCTAGTGGTTCTCAGTTCTATATTACCTTAGAAAACCTTTCTAACTTGGACCAAGAATATTCTGTTTTTGGACAAATAACTGATGGAATGGATATTTTGGATCTCCTTGAAGAAGGAGATGTAATTAAAAACATGGAAGTCTTTTCTCTAGATGAGAACTAA
- a CDS encoding nitroreductase family protein has translation MRHPFEEEVQKIRKAEYPIHGLILNRWSPRSMTAEEITDEELFPLFEAVRWAPSSYNNQPWRFLYAKRNHPDWSLFFDLMIPFNQSWTKNASVLLLMISDKYFKHNRKPCRTHSFDTGAAWMCMALEGAWRGLVVHGMEGFDYEQAQVSLNIPDNYQVEELVAIGKRAPFTLLSEELQQKEKPSTRKPISEIAQEGKFS, from the coding sequence ATGCGTCATCCTTTTGAAGAAGAGGTCCAAAAGATTAGAAAAGCAGAATATCCTATTCATGGGCTGATTCTTAACCGCTGGTCTCCTAGATCGATGACAGCAGAAGAAATTACAGATGAGGAACTATTTCCCTTATTTGAAGCAGTTAGATGGGCTCCTTCTTCCTATAACAATCAACCTTGGCGCTTTTTATACGCTAAAAGAAATCATCCAGATTGGTCTTTATTTTTTGACCTAATGATCCCCTTCAATCAATCTTGGACAAAAAATGCTTCCGTACTGCTTTTAATGATTTCTGATAAGTATTTTAAACATAATCGTAAACCATGTCGCACACATAGTTTTGACACAGGTGCTGCTTGGATGTGCATGGCATTAGAAGGAGCTTGGCGCGGATTGGTTGTACATGGCATGGAAGGTTTTGACTATGAACAAGCTCAAGTATCCTTAAATATTCCGGATAACTATCAAGTAGAAGAACTTGTTGCTATTGGAAAAAGAGCTCCTTTCACCTTACTTTCAGAAGAATTGCAACAAAAAGAAAAACCTAGTACAAGAAAGCCCATTTCAGAAATTGCACAAGAAGGCAAATTCTCTTAA
- a CDS encoding TMEM14 family protein, with the protein MKITASILSIYGLLILIGGLVGHWKASSTASLISGLLCGSVLLLLSYAIARGKLLAQYIALAFIFTLDAFFTHRFAKSLHFFPAGMMSLLSLIVLIVVALKIRKTVKAR; encoded by the coding sequence ATGAAAATCACTGCATCGATTTTAAGTATATATGGCTTATTAATTTTGATTGGAGGGCTAGTCGGTCACTGGAAAGCCTCTAGTACAGCTTCTCTTATCTCCGGATTATTATGTGGGTCTGTATTGCTCCTGCTCTCTTATGCAATTGCTCGAGGTAAATTGCTGGCACAATACATAGCTTTAGCCTTCATATTTACCCTAGATGCCTTTTTTACTCATCGCTTTGCAAAAAGCCTGCATTTTTTCCCTGCTGGAATGATGAGTCTTTTAAGTTTAATCGTATTAATCGTTGTTGCTTTAAAAATTCGCAAAACGGTTAAAGCTCGCTAA
- a CDS encoding L-threonylcarbamoyladenylate synthase: MKTKILTSNQLHKAAMLLYHGQLVAIPTETVYGLAALISSESALSSIFAVKKRPMDNPLIVHIASLKQIDQIALPPSKLFLQLAEAFFPGPLTMIIPRHRDLSPLISAGLDSVAIRMPSHPMTIDLIHMLKAPIVAPSANLSGRPSATTVQHVLDDFDRKIPAIVDGGKTTLGVESTVISLLSNPPVILRPGSITKQEIENVLGITIDVQISLQKGPVYSPGLKYRHYAPCIPVKLFYKKEQIDSYCKKAASNKRMLLSTSSLFIANCDYYKLSTQDLYACFRHAEKNGYSEILIFCDSMAQSNVALMNRLTKASD, from the coding sequence ATGAAAACAAAAATACTAACCTCTAATCAGTTACATAAAGCAGCAATGCTTCTTTATCACGGACAGCTTGTAGCTATTCCTACAGAAACGGTCTATGGTCTGGCTGCTCTTATTTCTTCTGAATCAGCGCTCTCTTCTATTTTTGCAGTTAAAAAAAGACCTATGGACAATCCGCTTATTGTACACATTGCAAGTCTTAAGCAAATAGATCAGATAGCCCTGCCTCCTTCTAAATTATTTCTTCAATTAGCAGAAGCGTTCTTTCCAGGACCTTTAACAATGATCATTCCACGTCACCGCGATTTATCACCTTTGATTTCAGCGGGATTAGACTCTGTTGCTATTCGTATGCCGTCTCATCCGATGACAATAGATCTTATACACATGTTGAAAGCTCCTATTGTAGCTCCTTCTGCCAACCTCTCAGGTAGACCTAGTGCAACCACTGTGCAGCATGTATTAGATGATTTTGATCGGAAAATACCTGCTATTGTTGATGGAGGAAAAACCACTCTTGGAGTTGAATCGACTGTAATTAGCCTGCTATCTAATCCACCTGTGATTTTACGCCCTGGAAGTATTACAAAACAAGAGATTGAGAATGTATTAGGTATAACTATAGATGTACAAATATCTCTGCAAAAAGGCCCCGTCTATTCTCCTGGGCTGAAGTATCGGCATTATGCCCCCTGCATTCCTGTTAAACTCTTTTACAAGAAAGAACAGATAGATTCCTATTGTAAAAAAGCAGCTTCTAATAAACGGATGTTACTTTCTACATCCTCTCTTTTTATAGCAAACTGTGACTATTATAAACTGAGCACACAAGATCTATATGCATGTTTTCGTCATGCAGAGAAAAATGGCTATAGCGAAATTTTAATTTTTTGCGATTCTATGGCCCAAAGTAATGTAGCCTTGATGAACCGTTTAACAAAAGCTTCAGATTAA
- a CDS encoding DMT family transporter, with protein sequence MSLAWFFLLLAGFFEICFTIALKFSQGFTRLIPTLVTIIFIFLSFFCVSQAMKTIPIGTAYAVWAGIGAAGTVICGIIFFGDSYHIIRLISLSLIIIGIVGLKLAHID encoded by the coding sequence ATGTCACTCGCTTGGTTTTTTCTACTATTAGCCGGTTTCTTTGAAATTTGTTTTACAATTGCATTGAAGTTCAGTCAAGGGTTTACTCGTCTAATCCCAACTTTAGTCACCATTATCTTTATTTTTCTTAGTTTCTTTTGTGTATCTCAAGCAATGAAGACCATTCCCATTGGTACGGCATATGCTGTGTGGGCAGGAATTGGTGCCGCTGGTACAGTAATTTGCGGAATCATCTTTTTTGGTGATTCCTATCATATCATACGCTTGATCTCTCTATCTCTGATCATTATTGGGATTGTAGGCTTAAAGTTGGCTCATATAGATTAG
- a CDS encoding histidine phosphatase family protein → MTVSTNGWTKQQILIKAPQWNIFVYGAPNGESVTDVKNRAQAILHKIQSTRGNVLIFSHGHFLRLFITQWLQVPSNQANLFMLTTASISILSSDGSSRIIKTWNDVCDLQV, encoded by the coding sequence ATTACGGTCTCTACGAATGGATGGACAAAACAACAAATTCTTATAAAAGCTCCTCAGTGGAATATCTTTGTATATGGCGCTCCTAATGGAGAATCTGTTACAGATGTAAAAAATCGAGCCCAGGCTATTCTACATAAAATTCAATCCACTCGGGGAAATGTCTTAATTTTTTCTCATGGTCATTTTTTACGTTTATTTATTACACAATGGCTGCAAGTCCCTTCTAATCAAGCAAACCTTTTTATGTTAACCACAGCCTCTATTTCCATTTTAAGCTCTGATGGGAGCTCTCGAATAATAAAAACTTGGAATGATGTATGTGATTTACAAGTTTAA
- a CDS encoding histidine phosphatase family protein codes for MNSLYLVRHGQTKWSITGQHTSSTDLSLTTQGVKQAGFLKKRLSKIPFELILTSPLKRSLETCELAGFSKVAIIDTHLKEWNYGLYEWMDKTTNSYKSSSVEYLCIWRS; via the coding sequence ATGAATTCTCTATATCTTGTTCGTCATGGGCAAACAAAATGGTCTATAACAGGTCAACATACTAGTTCTACCGATCTTTCTTTAACAACTCAAGGTGTTAAGCAAGCTGGGTTTCTTAAAAAACGCTTATCTAAAATACCTTTTGAGCTTATTTTAACAAGCCCACTTAAGCGGTCTTTAGAGACTTGCGAATTAGCGGGTTTTTCTAAAGTTGCAATTATAGATACTCATTTAAAGGAATGGAATTACGGTCTCTACGAATGGATGGACAAAACAACAAATTCTTATAAAAGCTCCTCAGTGGAATATCTTTGTATATGGCGCTCCTAA
- a CDS encoding SET domain-containing protein-lysine N-methyltransferase, whose protein sequence is MQKKLARRFLSQREKWLGCLYAKDMLLGCQIPLTIAWINQKTGYGVFANQKIARNTCIGEYTGLIRKRSWFEGDNNIYCFEYPILEYKRSSYVVDARLMGNHTRFINHSAEPNINSVLAYYQGKRHIMLYANKDIHKGSQLCYDYGPNFWKNRGPFIRF, encoded by the coding sequence GTGCAAAAGAAATTAGCTAGACGGTTTCTAAGTCAAAGAGAGAAGTGGTTAGGGTGCTTGTATGCTAAAGATATGCTTTTGGGTTGCCAAATACCATTAACCATTGCTTGGATTAATCAAAAAACGGGATATGGAGTATTTGCAAATCAGAAAATTGCTAGGAATACTTGTATCGGAGAATATACTGGTTTGATTCGCAAACGCTCTTGGTTTGAAGGAGATAATAATATTTACTGTTTTGAATACCCCATTTTAGAATACAAAAGAAGTTCTTATGTAGTTGATGCGCGGTTAATGGGAAACCATACGCGTTTTATCAATCATAGCGCAGAGCCAAATATAAACTCTGTTTTAGCTTATTACCAAGGAAAGCGGCATATCATGCTCTATGCAAACAAAGATATACATAAGGGCTCACAATTATGTTATGATTATGGCCCTAATTTTTGGAAAAACAGGGGACCTTTTATACGGTTTTAA
- a CDS encoding FKBP-type peptidyl-prolyl cis-trans isomerase, translating to MTMQTTKEKVSYVIGLETGRNLIQQFGEMDFKHVLEGIQHGTSGTEPQLPQEEITSIIEALKQQIQSKQKEFFTQLSEENKKRSEAFLLENKNKEGVVTFNSGLQYKILEKAPKKGPHPTALDTVKIHYRGSYIDGKVFDSSYQREEPLVIGLNQVILGWSEILQKMQVGDKWQVFIPSYLAYGERGFEPHIGPNVALIFEMQLLGIND from the coding sequence ATGACAATGCAGACGACTAAAGAAAAAGTAAGCTATGTCATTGGGTTAGAGACGGGAAGAAATTTAATACAGCAATTTGGAGAAATGGACTTTAAACATGTCTTAGAAGGGATCCAACATGGCACCTCGGGTACAGAACCTCAATTACCTCAAGAAGAAATTACTTCGATTATAGAAGCTCTTAAACAGCAAATTCAATCTAAGCAAAAAGAATTTTTTACTCAGCTCTCTGAGGAAAATAAAAAAAGAAGCGAAGCCTTTTTATTAGAAAATAAAAATAAAGAAGGCGTAGTAACATTTAATAGCGGACTTCAATATAAAATACTAGAAAAGGCTCCAAAAAAAGGTCCTCATCCAACTGCATTGGATACGGTAAAAATTCATTATCGAGGTTCCTATATCGATGGTAAAGTATTTGACTCTTCTTATCAAAGAGAAGAGCCTTTAGTCATTGGTTTAAATCAAGTCATTCTAGGCTGGTCGGAAATTTTACAAAAAATGCAAGTCGGTGATAAATGGCAAGTATTTATTCCTTCTTATTTGGCTTATGGGGAAAGAGGCTTTGAGCCTCATATCGGCCCTAATGTCGCTTTAATCTTCGAAATGCAGTTATTGGGCATTAACGATTAA